ataacctCTTTCCTTGTGGTCGCTGGAAAACATAACAACGTTCACCAAATTTTTTCTCCGTAAATAAAAAATTGCTGAATCCTAGATATCAACTCTAAGCCTCAAGACAATCCTACCCTTTGGCAAATCAGTGGGAAAGAAAGATAACAGGTTCAAGATGGCTCAAAAAGCCCTGAATGTTTTACCAAAGTTTTCTATCTAAACATGTTACTAGTTTTCCAAAATATGTACTTGCCCCTTACCATTTCCTACCTCGATTTAACCTCCTGCCTTTCTTGCTCAAAGTCCTTCCTGTGCCGATTTTTGCACATGGAGAACGAGTTTTGAAAGTGCctatcacaagaaaagaaagaaagagaaagaaagaaagaaagaaagaaagaaagaaagaaagaaagaaagaaagaaagaaagaaagaaagaaagaaagaaagaaagaaaagagcctaTCACAAGGGTAGTTGTGAAGAACAATTCAGATGAATTTCTTGCACAAAGGCCCCACTATTAGCCCTTAGTAGGAGGAAATGTAAGGTTAGGAGGAGGAGTGCAAGGGCCACTGGCTTAAAACTAGGATGGCTTGATGTCAGTCCTGCCTGTCATAGATTGCTCAATTCACTTCACCACTCCTAGCTTCAGTTTCCTCGTCTATAAAATGAAGGACTCCGTAAAATTCCTTCCAGCTTTATAATTTCATTGTGCCTCTTTCGCCATGCTCTTTCATTCCCtcagaatctgaaaaaaatccttccaaaatCGACTGAATTCAGCCTCCTGAACTAATACTTACCCACTGAGACTCTTGAGAGCATAAATGAGATGCATAAAGCATTTGCTAGCACAGACCCTGGAACATGGTAAGCGCTCCACAAATGTGAGCTATACTCCCTAAGCGCTATTATTTCCTCCCACGAGAATGTAAACCCCAGGAGAGCAGCGATCCAGGCGGTCCCACGCACGCGTGTGTCCTGAGCGCCTGTGTTTGCACatcttgaataaataagcaaTCTAAACGTCCTGCCCCTGCAAGGCTCGCTGGGCAGTTTCCTCAAGGGCAGAGTGAAGAGTCACCAAGATCCCCTTCCAGCCCTACAACCCTGCGACCGCTCTTGTGTTCCACCCTCCTTTCTGGAGTCTGAAAAATCTTGGTTGAAGTCCCGACCCCAGAATAATCCCGAGCTATTTTGGAACGTGAGCCTAGCGCCTGGGCCCACCTCCGTTGCCATGGcagcggccccgcgcccccccccccccccacgagcTCTGCAGATCCCGGGCCCTGATTGGCTGGACAGCGGGCTCCCTCTCCGGATGCGGCCGCCGCCGCCATTGTGCGGCGCTGGTCCCCTAAGAGGGCTCCCTCTGTGGCGGGTGTCTTGGGCTTTCGCCCCAGCTCCTCGCTCTCTTGTCCGGGGAGCCCGGCGGGTCCGGGACTCCCAGCCGTGCCGGTGCGGGCGCCGGCATGTGGCTGTGGGAGGAACAGGGAGGCCTCCTGggccccttctccttcctgctgctgctgctgctgctggtgacGCGTAGTCCCTTCAATGCCTGCCTCTTCACCGGCAGCCTCTACCTCTTGCTGCGCCTCTTCAGCTTTGAGCCCGTGCCCTCCCGCAGGGCCCTGCAGGTGCTCAAGCCGCGGGACCGGGTTTCCGCCATCGCCCACCGCGGCGGCAGCCACGACGCGCCCGAGAACACGCTGGCGGCCATTCGGCAGGTGAGCCCCCCACGCCTCGCGCCCCTCCGCACCcgctggagggaggtgggaccTTCCGAGGTTCCTTGCTGGGCCCTCCGAAGCTTCCCCCGTATTCTCATGTTAGCCTTCCCAGGTCCCACTCGTCCCCAAGGAATACATCCAAGTGGCTGGCCCTCGGTCCCTCCGAAGTCCGAAATCTCCCAACTTATTTCTAGATCACCGCAAATAGCTACATATTTGCCCTGTGCCAGGCGCGGAGGGTACAGACGGGAAGAAGGGTCCCTGCGAAAGCGTGCGTTGATTGGAATGTGGGAAATCGGCCTTCAACAAGTAAACGCATGAATGAGATAACTTTTAAGAGAGCGAAAAAGTGTAATGAAGAAAAGGGGTAACGGGATAAGGAATgactgggaggaggaggaggaggactaaGACTATTCTAGATAGTCTATTCTAGACCATTGTAGATAGAGAAGTCCCCTCGCAAGACGTGACCTGGACTGAAACTGAGATTATGAGCCTTGGATTTGGAAGAAAGGTGTCCCCGGGAAAAGGGAATAGCAGGTGCAAAAGTCCAGAGGTGGGAATAATGTTGGAATGTTCAGGTAACAGACACTATGCAGACTGACTTCAAGGAACAGAACAAAGACTGGCAAATGGAGCAGGAGATGTGACCCAGGTTAAGGTACGGTCGCTGTGGTGGTTGATTCTATTCTAAACGCATCGCATTCACAGGACCTGGCTTGGCTTGTCCTCCAAATTATCCAAGTCATCCTCTTATCACCTTTTTCTCCAAACACACAGTTCATACCAAACAACCCTGGCAGCTAGACTCCCGAAcaatttctgcttctctttttcacaaGGCTGTCCTAAGACTCTTGCTCCTTCCAAGCTGCTGGCAGTCTTTCCTGACTTCATAATAATGATAGTTGGTGTCGTATGAGGGATTTTCAGCTTTATATGCACTTTTGCATCTGTGGAAATACTTCTGATCCTCACATATCTTTGAGACGTTATTTTAACATGGAATGGGTAGGAAAATTGACTCAAATACACACAACTCTTAGAATTCAGGATTCCGAGCCCCAGGGCTCTTTGTCAGAGATTAGGCTGTGTTCCAGGACGTAAAAACTTTGAACTTCTTGTCCAGCTAGGGACAGACAGTATTACATAATGAGCAAGTTACTTAAGATCTCTGTGTCCCAGTCAGAGTTCTGAGTAGGGTGGGAAAGGAAGGCAGTCTAGACTTCTCTTCACTCTCCCCCACCctgacctcagtttccctgtctataaaatggggataatactgGTACCCACCTAATAGATTGTGATTCAATGAGGTAGTCCACAGAAAGTGCTTAGCCCATGAGAAGACCTCCACAAATGTAAGATCTTTAGGCCAATAATCTAAAGatggcttcatttttaaaatcatctcagtctaacggtaaaaaaaaaaaaaatgaagtctgaaGAAGGCAAGGAGCCAGGAAGGCAGCTTTTAATTTGTGGaggatatgggatccctgggtggctcagcggtttagcacctgccttcggcccagggcgtgatcctggagagagacctgggaacgagtccctgcatggagcctgcttctctctctgcctctctctctgtgtgtctctcatgaataaatacataaaatcttaaaaaaagaagcttgtgGAGGATCGCTGATTCTGTGTTTGCAAACCAAGTTagacttctctctttctttttatttttaaagatttatttatttgagggagtgagCAAGCCCACCAGCCAGGTGAtccaatatctttatttttaaatagaaagctAGAAAAGttgctctgtctcccttctgtCACAATAGACCAAGGGGAAgagtgcctagctggctcaattggaagagcatgccactcttgttctcagggtcatgagttcaagccccatgatggatgtagagattacctgaaaataaaatcttaataaataaatagaaatgtaaagatattaaagaatgtattttacaTTCTAGCTTAAACTGAGGTCAAGTGAAGTAACATAGCTACACAGAAGAATTGtcatgaaaagaaagataattatattatAGGGGGAAAAGTACATAATTGTCACTGGCTTCCATTTCAAATTACCTTTATGTAAATTGCCTTAAAGTATAACTCCATGTTAATTAAACACAAAAGacattcctaagtatttatcaGTGATCTGGTTTGGCCAGGAACATCATTAACTACATATAAATCATACTAAATGAGGGAGTATGTACATGAGCTACACATACACATAGAGTGTTTCATATCCTGTTGTGTTGCAAGGGAATTAAAGCTAATTTCCATTCATGTCTTGTATGTTTAGGTTGTGTATGtctttaatatatgtaataatgataaaaactaTGCCAAGTTCATGGTCTTAAGACGAAGTGAATTATGATAATTCTTCTTGTTCACCTATAAAATCATTATGGATGAACTTTTTAGCTGTAACAGAATTTAGCTGTTGAATACAAACTGTAGAAGACAAGGTCACATCCTCCTTCTTGACTTCAAAAGGAATATGTAGTTTATTTCCATCAAAGTATGTTTTTGGTCCTGTTTTCCTCCCTTTGTATGTATGCAGCTcataatttatattcttaaatattttactatgtaAAAAGTCAGGAAAGACATTCTGAGAATGGTAGAATTTCTAATAGATTATACAATAGATACAGAAGGAGAAACTTGAAAGAGATGAAATCGATGTATTCCAAAAACATACATGATTATTAACAGTAAAAGAGGAATTAAATTATACCCACAGTCCATCCTCCACACAGGAGCCAGAGTGCAGCTTTAAAAGTATAAATCAGATTATATACTGCCTTGTTTAAAATCCTCCAGTGGTTCTCtattggaattaaataaaatccagacaTTTTTTATCTTATACCTTTCTCAAAGCCCCTGCTCCCATTTCAACCACCCTGGGTGTTTGTTAGGATGCTTTTGGCTTCATGTAATAGAGACTCAAACTTCAAATATGTAAGGAGGCTTACTATCTCACATAACAAAGTATGGGGGAGAGGTGACTTCCACAATGGTTTATTTACTGTGCAGTTTATAATCATGGAGGACTCAGGTTCTGTGGCTCAATCTGCTCTGCCACCTGCAGCGTATTTATGCTAGCCTTTGTTGTAGTTGCCAGCTGGCCAATGCAGCCCCAGACGTCACATTCTTAAACACCACCATCCAATCTCATTCCCATGCTTTCCCCAGAAGTCTCcgttacacacagagagagggtttGAAAATAGTTCGCTTACTCTAATCAATGGGTCAAGAATAGGTCTCTACCAgcggggaagaagaaaggaaatagatttGAGTGGACAGTCAACAGTTTGTGCCTCCATCCTACATTGTGGTCTTTGTTATATACTTGCTGTTTCTTCTGCTCAGAAAACTCTTCCCCTGAATCTTCATATGTTTAGCTCCCTCTGATCATTGAGGTCTCAGCTCAGATGTCAAAACATTTATCACTATCATCATTTACATGTAACATATTTGTAATCTGTTTTTCCCTACTGAAATGTAAGATCTgtgatccttttctttcttcttgttcacCATTCTCTCCTCACTGCTTAGAACAGTGTGCCTCATATCTAATAGGcaatcaataagtatttgttggaaAGATTGTGATGTACTAATAGCCAATAAAGCATGAGAAAAGATACTTATCATTatcagtcatcagggaaatggaaatcaaaccAACACAAAATACCCATTAAGGTGGCAATAAACAAAAAGACAGTAATAGGTAttgacgaggatgtggagaaattggaaccttccTACACTGCTGGCAGGAAAAACAGTGGCAATTCCTGAAAAGGTTAAACACAGTTATTCATTCGTTCGATccagcaaaatatatatatatatacacacacatatatatatatatataaaatattttttaaaaaataaataaaataaaaagtcatataaatataatgaagtaGTTAAACCAATACTTTTTAAATCAATGTTATCAAAGTGTAAGTTACATTAATAACAGACATTTTCagtgtacagtttgatgaattttgttttgtttttaagattatctttattcacgagagacacagaaagagagaggcagagacacaggcagagggggaagcaggcttcatgcagggagcctgatgtgggactcgatcctagtactccaggatcacgccctgagcccgctcaagggctgagccacccagtccctgtttgatgagttttgatgaATATATACACCTGGCTAACTACCACCTTAATGCATTTCCATTACCCTAGAAAGTTCCTTTGTGCTCAATGGAGTTAACTCCCAGCTCACACTTCTGCCTCAGGGCAACCATTGAACTACATTGTGCTATTCTATTATTAAACTATcagtatagtttttaaataagttttttcattttaaataaaattttaataaaattgcagTATTTTTGTAAGCCAGTTTATgtgaaatttgaagaaaaaatactatTATAAGGAATTTCTCAAAGTGAAAAGATGAGTGTGAATTGTATACTAATATGTGAATTTAAAACAGGAGTTTTATCTTTTTGCCTCTATACCTGGAATAACATGAAAGTTTGATAAAGCTGAGTGCAGTCATTAGAAGCTTTTGTTTTGGGCCTTAATAAACTactcagaaaagacaaataaatgaactCACTAATTAATCTTGCTAAAATTCAGtgtctcaccattgttattttttatgtttaaccAAATGGAGATGTCCCTAATAAGTACAAATATAATTGACCTACTTACAGTGCTGGCATCAAGGAATAAGGATAACATTTGTGTTACAGTGAGAGAGATGCACTATGAATACTGAAAGTGTGATGTTGTTTTATGTCTTAAATGATAAAACCCATGATTATTTAACAGTGCATTCTTCTGTCTTTAACTTAGAGAAGATATCTTTTAATCTTATAAAAGATTAAACCAGTATAAGATGTGAGCACTACATTGTAATGGTTTTTTCActgagatgtttttctttttaattataatagttgggatgcttgggtggctcagcagttgagcacctaccttcggcccaggacgtgatcctggagtcccgggatcgagtcccacatcaggctccttgcatggagcctgcttctccctctgcctgtgtctctgcctctctgtgtgtgtctgtgtgtgtgtgtgtgtgtgtgtgtgtgtgtctcatgcataaataaataaaatcttaaaaaaaaataaaatagaataatctgTGCCCATAAAGGACATGATTGATAAATTCaactgtattaaaattaaaaatgtgttaaaaagaACCCAATAAATAACAATGGCTAACAAttattgaatgcttactgtgCACTAGTACAGAGTTGCATGTAGTTTCTGGGTACTTATTAAGCCTATAAGAGAATTACAGAGGAATGATGCGCATCAACTTTAAgctggaaaggaagagggagaaatttcACTATATCCGTAGTGTCAGTAGTAAACATAGTGCTTAAGAATGcagcctctaaaaaaaaaaaaaaaaaaaatgcagcctcTACCATGTCACAGTTTGTACACCCTAGAgcaagtttcttaatttctctatttcctcatttgaaaatgaGAATCTTAGTACTACCCAATGGTGGTGAAAATTAAACGAGTTGATACATTTAAAGCATTTAGAATAATGCCTGAGACTGTATAGAAAAAGCTCAGTATATAGTGACTATTATTATGTTTCAGGTCAGCAAGAAATTGAagtaaatgtggcaaaatattaaCATCTGTTAAGTCTTTTTTGCTGTATACTGCTGTGtatttgcataatttaaaaatttttttaatttaaaatcttgatCATAATGAGTATTTCAGGTCTTCATTGTGACAGAGAAGGCAAGGAAGCAAACGCTGGGTAGTGTATCTCAGAGAAACATACTCAAGCTCTCTTTTCAGATAAATTCTAGTAAACCTTATCTTGCTTACCAGCTTGCTGGCGAACAGCCAGTGCTGCttacataaacaaaatgtagtgtcCCCTAAAAGCAGGCTTGGTGTTTTGATACAGAGTGTAATGTTAAACCAACAAAAACCTGACTCCTCTTGTTTATGCCAAAGTAGTGCAATATACAGCTAATCAGCAAACACAGGGGACTCACCAGAGATGCTGTACCAAGCAGAGTGGAGGTGAACAGTGGAATTTGTCTAAATATTTGTAACTGTGAGCCATTAATAGCCCATGAGGTTAAAGCAACCAGAGAAAACTTAAGTTCCAGAAACCTCCCCCATCTACTACTGTGAGAATGGGAAGAGTGGGGAATTGTTTGAGTGTGCAAGTTGAAGTTTATCAATAGGAAAAGTAGAAACTGAGTGAGTTGTTATTTGGTACAGGAAGGAGAAGGAATCAGTAAGAGAAGCTATGTGTTGGTTATCTTGATCATTTAAATTGTAAAGTGACACCTGTGGCCACTTGCCATTAATATTGTTGATGTTTTTGTTAAGGCAGCTAAGAATGGAGCAACAGGTGTGGAGTTGGACATTGAGTTTACTTCTGATGGGATTCCTGTCCTAATGCATGATAACACAGTCGATAGGACGACTGATGGCACTGGTCGATTGTGTGATTTGACATTTGAACAAATTAGGAAGCTTAATCCTGCAGCAAATCACAGGTTAAGGTAAGTTGTTCCTTGTCACTTAAATATACCTTTCAGCTTTTGTTGGGGATCACAGAAAGATACTGGCACCTGCTAAAGACACTGGCATCTTCTGCTCCAGGAGAATTGTTTTGTTGTATTCTGTTTTGAACTAAATACAAGTTTCCCAGGTAATGAGCAGGGTGCCAGGAACAACAGAAATATGGCATGgatgtttttcatcttttcccaTTGAAGCCAGATTTGGTCTGGGAATTATTCTCAAGACAATACTCTGTCTGGTCACTAACATTAGTAACATTAAATAATTACTTTGtattatcatataaataaattttatatatatgtatatcagaACTAATTCTATAAGATTCCACAAGAAAAGGGTTCTCGGATTAGCTGAGATCAGGTACTATATTCTAGATGTTCCCTTTAGGGATAAACGGTCCATATCAATCAGTTATTACCTTTAATGTTTGTCAAACATATATGAGTACAGAACCCTCACCATTCCCATCATTAACAACTATAAACACGTTAGAATGAGTATACTGGGTAATATACTTTGGAATGTGGTTATCTAAATCCCTCTCCTCTTTGTAATACTGAAAAACATGTGCTCACTGTTAGTCATGTTGTGTCACTTCTCTGGAGAATGATCAGTATTCCTTGAGTATTAAATTTTCAGCCTAGTGATTATGTTATAGTACTCCCTAAAAgattattcagattttattttcctaggaTCTGACAGAAAAGTCAACCAAAGGAAATTATACTTTAATCTAAAAAGAGTATTGGTAACACTTGAAAGTTCTGAGTGCAGGCTGCTGGAATCGCTCTTTACAATCATCATAGTTCATTGTTTGGTATCTGTGAGGGAAAGGCTGATCTTAGTATTACAGTGACATTGCAGCTAACAAGAGGTCAGCTTCCAAGTCAGCAATTAAAGCAAAAAATGCTCAGGGTCATCGCCATTCTTAAAATCCTTTAAGAAGGCATGATATtgtggatagatcatccaggcagaaaatcagtaatgaAACCGTCTTTGTCTTTGAACGACACATTAGATCAGATGGACATAACAGATATACGTAGAACATAATATCCAAAAACAATAGAGtgtatattctttcagttgcacatggagcattctccaggatagatcacatgttaggccacaaaacaagtctcagtaagtttaagaagactaaaatcatatcatgcatcttttctgaccacaacagtatgaaactagaaatcaatcacaggaaaaagctggaaaaaacaCAAGCATGTGGAGGCTAAAtgacatgctactaaacaaccaatgagtcaacaaagaaatcaaagaagaaattaaaaaaatatatatggagacagatgaaaacacaatagtccaaaatctttgggatacaacaaaagcagttctaagagggaattcatagcaatacaggcctacctcaaggaaTAGGAAAAATCTCAATCAGACCTTACTTACAACtaaaggaactaggaaaagaagaacaaagcccaaggtgagtaaaaggaaggaaataatacagatcgaagcaaaaataaatgaacaagagactaaaaagacaatagaaaagatcaataaaaaaaaatcaatgaaaccaagatgtgattctttgaaaagataaataaaattgataaacttttagccagACTCCTCAAAAATTACCTGTAATAATCCTGGAAATCCATGGAGGAGAGAAACCACTGAAAATGTTGGCATCTATCATATAAACTGCTACCCTTAAATAAAATCCATCCAAACTCTGAGTTCTGTTCAATgtctgaaatctttaaaaagaaaaaacaattatttattcattcattcatcagtatgccttaaaaaaattcacttttcctTATAGTCcagtggatcttttttttttctttttaatattttatttatttattcgtgagagacacagagagagagaaagagaggcacagacacaggcagagggaggagcaggctccatgcagggagtccgaggtgggactcgatcccgatcccgggtccccaggatcacaccctgggcagaaggtggcgctaaactgctgagccacccaggctgccctagtacAGTGGATCTTAAAGAAAAGAGtatgtgaaaaattttaaatacataaaaatcctctagacagggaaggaaaatcaaatgagaaatatCTTCCAGGTAACTACTCCATTACTATGTTACACTATGTCATTCTACataggttttgttgttgtttgcttgaTTTACTACTTCTAATCTATATTGGAAAATAGACATTAAGAACTAATTAAACACctttctaatttcaaaaaaaaaaaaggtgcaataTTGGTGTCAATATACCATCTTAATGTCTTTAACACAGCCAGTCTTTATCGTACAATTGGAACTCGCTGCCATCTCTTTGTTTAAACACGAGGTGAAGTCATTGGCTTGTGTTTATGGACCATGTTGTAGGAAAAATAGGTATTTTCTCTAGAATTACCCTCACTATGGTGAGATGCTCATCCTGAAAGGAGAGTATGGAAACTAAGACTGGCCAAGGGAATAGCAAAGGCATGTCTCATCTCTCACTCCCAGGGAATAGGCATTGAATAGAATGGCTGGCAAAATTGCCTGtactatttatctttttctttttaaccaagaTATTACACTTGAAATTAAATAGTTGGATAAACATAAGTTAAATCATGTAAAGTGAAATTTTATTATGTGAAAAAAAGCTAATTTCTTATATATCAGGCACTTAACTATCCTTTTCTTTATCAGAAAGTTATGTATAGACAATTATTTGTTTTGAACAATTGTACTTAAGTGCACAACAACACAGTGAACAGATTTATGTATTCCTAAGAGTTTCTccacaagttttgttttgttttttttgtttgttttgtttttgtttgtttgtttttttctgcacaAGGTTTTATAGGGCAATTACAGTCTTAAATTTAAGTCTCAGGTTCTCCAGAGGTGGCATTATACTGTTCCCTTTGGTAGGTAGAGTTACTAGTTATATTAAAAATCTAATGATTTCctaaaaattaagtgatttttgttgttactgttctTTGGTCAAGGGTATCTGTAATCTGGTTCAAAGACATAAATTATCCTTAGACTTCTGTATGCTTAAAGAAAAGTTAGAGAAAACACTCTTTCCTGTTGGTTGGGAGACATTTGTCAAATGTttcactaaatttttttctttttcctgcaatATATTATTCCTTTCCCCTCTCTTATAGGAATGATTTCCCTGATGAAAAGATCCCTACCCTGAGAGAAGCCGTTGCAGAGTGCCTAAACTATAACCTCACAATCTTCTTTGATGTCAAGGGCCATGCAAACATGGTACAGTTTATGCCATAGTCTTCACTTTTTTGAAAGGACATCTTTTTTAATTGCTAGTCATTTCCAAAATTAACTGTAGATTTTGCTTCTTACccttcttaaattatttttacaaattatatttgGATATTAGAAGTTTACAATGCAAAAATCCACATCTTTAAGGAAATAGTAAATTGTGGAACTCAACCTTTGAGGCTACCCTTGAACAACTCCTGACATTCTACAACTGATCCAAAATAGAGAGTGGCGTTTCTCTCACTTGCACAAATagcatttaaagatatttaaataaggCATAAAGAGGCATTTCTTGAATAAACCATTCAACTAACCTTGTAAGAAAGAATTCAGGAGTTAGACTCAAGACCAGTTGCGGTTTCAGATTGGACAACAACGTACTGACTTTAAAGAGAACTCCCTTATATAGATTTTTTGATAGCTGTTAGGATATTTATCTTTTACTTAGAATTCTCTTCCCTGTATGATTTCTATCCCTTATGTACAGTTTTGTTATTCTATGATTtgagtaattatatttttatgataaattattATAGTCTCTTCAAATGCATATggcattccaaaataaaatttgtttaaattttagaacatacttttattcataaaaacatATTGTTGCAATGGAAATCAGTGGGAAAATACGGTTTAGATTACATTTGTTCACTTATAATCAGCTTTTCAagtacaaatactttttttctgcatttggaCAACTTATAAGTATTTTCCCCCTTGCAAGTTGTTATCAGTAATAAGCCATCTGCTGGTAGAGAATTCTGAtgtctgtttgttttattcatcctGGGATATGAGCCTAAGTATGTATTCTAACCTGAATATAGAGTTGTTAAAACCTGAAATAAGAGCCTAAGCATATATTCTAACTTTAGCACAGTAAACACTCATTTCTGAATAAAGGAGGCTGGTGCTCTGGCTCATTTATCATGCTGGTACATCCTGATATTCTGATACATAGTTGTATACATCTAGGCTCTCCAGTCGGCCTGCAtcacctgcatcagaatcaccaggaatacctattaaaaatatgaattcctGGGCCAtatcacaaagaaaagaaattctgaaaatgtCTAGGGTGaatgaacatgtatttttaatgagCACTTCAGGTTTTGTTGATGATATTGCCCATGCTGAGAACCCTGATAGGTCCTACATTTCACCCACGGTGTACTGACCTTCATGCATATTCTCTTAGAATAAAGgggaagaataagaagaaaaaaaatttttttaatctagctATTTGAGCTTTCTGGTTGGGTGCTCGCAGACAGTTTGGGCAACATTAGAACTTAGTGACCAAAATGGTAGTGTAAAGGAACAAGTGTAGCAAATTGGAGATAGTAGAGCACAGGGGCCAAAATCATGGCCTTTGGCATCCCAACAGATGGTTTTAAACTCTTTCACTTGGTACAATGTAAACTTAACCTTGATGTGCATCAGTTTACTCATggggaaaatgagaataataaaagaaatgatccCATGGGGTTGTTAAAAGAATCAAATAATGTGGGTGAAGAATCACATACAGGGCATATGTCAGTTCAGACAGCGAGAAAACACCTTTGGCTCTTTAGCCCATGCTCTGTCACATTAGTGAAGGGGAAACAGGACATCAGTaatttctaagttcttttttctttttgggaatGCATTTTGTTGCTTACATTTGGTTATAGGTATCTGGGACTTTGCAAAATTTAGTGATATTTCAAGAATTATTATATAGTGACATTACATTCCCCCTAATGCCTAGTCACTTCTGTTGTTAGCTGC
The genomic region above belongs to Vulpes lagopus strain Blue_001 chromosome 3, ASM1834538v1, whole genome shotgun sequence and contains:
- the GDE1 gene encoding glycerophosphodiester phosphodiesterase 1 isoform X2 gives rise to the protein MWLWEEQGGLLGPFSFLLLLLLLVTRSPFNACLFTGSLYLLLRLFSFEPVPSRRALQVLKPRDRVSAIAHRGGSHDAPENTLAAIRQAAKNGATGVELDIEFTSDGIPVLMHDNTVDRTTDGTGRLCDLTFEQIRKLNPAANHRLRNDFPDEKIPTLREAVAECLNYNLTIFFDVKGHANMATDALKKIYLEFPQLYNNSIVCSFLPEVIYKMRQTDQNVITALTHRPWSLSHTGDGKPRYDTFWKQSMFVVMDILLDWSMHNILWYLCGISAFLIQKDFVSPRSRS
- the GDE1 gene encoding glycerophosphodiester phosphodiesterase 1 isoform X1, translating into MWLWEEQGGLLGPFSFLLLLLLLVTRSPFNACLFTGSLYLLLRLFSFEPVPSRRALQVLKPRDRVSAIAHRGGSHDAPENTLAAIRQAAKNGATGVELDIEFTSDGIPVLMHDNTVDRTTDGTGRLCDLTFEQIRKLNPAANHRLRNDFPDEKIPTLREAVAECLNYNLTIFFDVKGHANMATDALKKIYLEFPQLYNNSIVCSFLPEVIYKMRQTDQNVITALTHRPWSLSHTGDGKPRYDTFWKQSMFVVMDILLDWSMHNILWYLCGISAFLIQKDFVSPDYLKKWSAKGIQVVGWTVNTFDEKSYYESHLGSSYITDSMLEDCASQF